One Formosa sp. Hel3_A1_48 genomic window, CGCTTTCGGTATCTAAAGCGGAGGTGGCTTCGTCCAAGACCATAATTGGTGAGTTTTTGAGTACTGCTCTTGCAATACTTAAACGCTGTTTTTGTCCTCCCGAAAGACTGTTTCCACTATCTCCTATATTTGTATCTATGCCTTCTGGTAATTCCTTTACAAATTCCCAAGCGTTAGCTACTTTTAAAGCATTAATCATTTCATCTTCGTTAGCATTTTCGTTACCAATTTTGAGATTGTTTCTTATGCTGTTGTTGAATAATATGGAGTCTTGTGTCACTAATCCAATTTGCGACCTCAGAGAAGTTTTAGTGATGTTTTTAATATCATTATTATCTATTGTTATCAATCCTTTGTTGACATCATAAAACCGCGTTAGTAGATTAGCAATAGTAGATTTGCCACTCCCTGATTGACCAACAAGAGCCACGGTTTGTCCTTTGTGTACAGTTAATGAAAAATCCTTTAAAACAAATTCATTGTCGTATTTAAATGACACATTTTTTAGTTCTATTGAGGATTCAAATGAGGTTAATTCTTTAGCTTTTTTTAAGTCTGGCATAGTGTCGCTTTCTTTCAAAATCTCGAACACGCGGTCTGCAGCTGCAATACCATTTTTAACTTTGTACGAGGCTTTGCTGATCGCTTTTGCGGGAGTTAATATACCGTAAGCTAAGGCCATAAATCCTATAAATGTAGTGCCTTCAATTACCTTTTCAATTAGAACGAGCTTTCCACCGTACCACAAAAGGATTGCTATGGTAATGATGCCTAAAAACTCACTTAAAGGGCCCGCTAAATTATTTTTTAATCCAATTTTATTAATGAGTCTGAGAATTTTATCCGCAGAACTTAAAAACCGCTTTTTGAATGCATTTTCTGCATTGTAACTTTTAATAATTTTAAGTCCGCTTAAGGTTTCTTCCACAGTAGATATTAGACGACCGACTTCTTGCTGAGTTTGAAGTGATTGTCGTTTTAGTCGTTTGCCAATACTTGAAATTAAAAATCCTGAAATGGGGATAAAAAGTAAAACAAATATTGAAAGTTCCCAACTCATGGTAAACATGACAACCAATGA contains:
- a CDS encoding ABC transporter ATP-binding protein, which encodes MKEIINQLLPFIKDYKKHVVLNIVFNLLYAFFSTLAFVSLIPMLNVLFDKTQNVSEAPVWTGIGNIKNYGNNLLNYKVSGLLEEGNAQMALLIVVAIVIFTFFLKNLFGYLSMQHVMYLKNGVLTDLRKHMYKHIVELPISFYSKRKKGDIMARILGDISEMQNSFFIILELIVREPLTILFSLVVMFTMSWELSIFVLLFIPISGFLISSIGKRLKRQSLQTQQEVGRLISTVEETLSGLKIIKSYNAENAFKKRFLSSADKILRLINKIGLKNNLAGPLSEFLGIITIAILLWYGGKLVLIEKVIEGTTFIGFMALAYGILTPAKAISKASYKVKNGIAAADRVFEILKESDTMPDLKKAKELTSFESSIELKNVSFKYDNEFVLKDFSLTVHKGQTVALVGQSGSGKSTIANLLTRFYDVNKGLITIDNNDIKNITKTSLRSQIGLVTQDSILFNNSIRNNLKIGNENANEDEMINALKVANAWEFVKELPEGIDTNIGDSGNSLSGGQKQRLSIARAVLKNSPIMVLDEATSALDTESEQLVQVALENMMKNRTSIVIAHRLSTIQNADLIIVMKQGQIVEQGKHQELLDRKGMYQKLVLLQSLD